From the Candidatus Hydrogenedentota bacterium genome, the window GTAGCCGGCCGCCTCGGTTCCGGCGGCTTCCTCTCCCGTACTGCTCACGTTCAGGGAGACGCCCTCCGGGAAAGAGCCCGGCGGCACGGAAACCTCAAGGTCACCCACCGTGCCGGAACCGCCCTCCGCGCCGATGTCCAGGCCGCCCATGTCCGCGTACCACACCCCGGTCACGTCCACAAAGCCCGCCCCGCCGGACGCCGCGTTCCATGCCCAGGATTCCGGCGCGGAGTCCAGCACCTCGTAGGCGCCCGCGTCGAGAGGGATGTTCGGCGTGGCGCGCCACGCGACAGCCTCCCCGTCCTTGGACGGCTGCGGCCTTGCAGGCCAGGGGCCAAAAACTTTTCCCGACGCGACGGCGCGGAGGGAGACGGCGCCCCCCGCGGCGGCGCCGCCGTCCTTTTCCCCTCCGGGAACATGCCAGGACAGCAACTCGGCCACAAGCGCGGGCTGCGGGAGTTCCATTGTCACCGCCGCCGCAGGCCCCGGAGTCAGGGGCTCGGCGTTGCGGTTGCTGAAAAGCGCCTCTGTTGGGAAGGGCGGGTCCGTCTCGCCACGGTCCGGAACATACCGGCCCTCCATCGTGGTCAACTCACCCCTGGCCACGACGGCGTTCACCGCTTCTGGGGCGATCCACCCCTCGATGGGGCGGAAAGTCACCCGATGGTCGCCGGAAGGCAGTTCAATGGCCGTGTCCCCGCTGTTCAGCCACGCCGAACCGTCCACCGCCCACTGCGCCCCGGCGTCCACGGCCTCCTGGGGCGAAAGCGTGACGCGAAGGTCACCCTGGTCGCAGCCCTGGAATAAGAGTGCCGCGACCACGCACAGCACCGCCATTGCCGCCCTGATATTGCCCCGCATGTCAAGACCCCCTGCCGGTTGGAAACAGTAGCCCACGGATGTGCGCATGTCCGCCCAAATATCACCCTCACCCCGGGATGCGTAAGCAATACAGGTTGTTTAGCGCAAAAACCGCGTATTCATCCCGTGGCTTTGACAATAAAATAACAAGGAACGGGAAGCCTGTCAAGTGAAAATAACACATCACCACCCGACTTGTATCCAGGCGCCGGTCTTGTGGGTTCATGGCGGATTTCCTGTTGCGAGGCGGATCATGCCGGTCGCATTGAGGAGAGAACCAGACAGACTGAATCTCTCATGGGGAACGATGGCCTATATGGGCTGCATGGCGTTTTGGCAATCAACCGTTCCGGCAGGCAGTCCAGACTTGACTCGGGCCGTCCGCGCTTTTATCCTTACGCGGCAATAGCATCCAACACCGCAAAGAAAGGCAGCACCATGAGCGACGGCATCCGCGTGACCCTGTGGAATGAGGGCGTGCATGAGAAGACATTGCCCCGTGTGGCGGCGATTTATCCGGACGGCATGCACCGGGCCATAGGCCGGTCGCTGGAGGGGAAGTCCGGCATCGCATCGGTGCGCTACGCGGAATTGGCGGACCCGGAGCAGGGACTCTCGGAGGAAATTCTGGCAGGGACGGACGTCTTGACGTGGTGGGGCCACACGGCGCACGACCAGGTGACGGAGGTGAACGCGGCGCGGGTGCAGCAGCGGGTGCTGGAGGGGATGGGGCTCATCGCGCTGCATTCGGGGCACATGTCCAAGCCGTTCATGCGGCTGATGGGCACGGGCTGCAACCTGAAGTGGCGCGAGCACGGGGAGAACGGCGAGAAGGAGCGGCTTTGGGTGGTGGACCCGGCGCATCCGATTGTGGAGGGCATGCCGGACTATTTTGAGCTGCCGAACACGGAGATGTACGGCGAGCCCTTCGGCATCCCGAAGCCGGACGACCTGGTGTTCATCAGTTGGTTCCAGGGGGGCGAGGTGTTCCGGAGCGGCTGCTGCTGGCACCGGGAGCGGGGCCGGGTGTTTTACTTCCGCCCCGGCCACGAGACCTTCCCGATTTACCACAACGCGGATGTGCAGCGGGTGATTTACAACGCCGTGCGCTGGGCCGCGCCGGTGAAAATGGCGCAGGCGCCGGTGCAGGGGAACGCGCAGCCCCTGGAGCCGATGCCGTAACCGTTCGGGCAGTTTCCCGGTCAATGTGGTGCCGGCCCGCTCCGGGCGGTCCGGAAGCGCTGTCCGTGTGCTGATGAACCCGAAAGGAGACGCCCATGAACCGGTGGTTTTTCCCGCTGTGCCTGTCGGTCCTGCCGGCCGCCCTGTGCGCCGCCGCGCCCCTGACGATGGAGAAGAAGGCGGAACTGTTTCAGGCGGACATGGAGGCGCGCTTTCTCCTTGAGGGGCAGACCCTGTGCAAACTGAAGCACGCCGGGCCGGACAAGGAGTTCATTGACTACAACATGCCGGACAACGCCTACATGACGGGCATTTACACGGCGACGCTGTCCATGAAATACGCGGCCACAAAGGCGCCGGAGGATTTGGAGAAGGCGCGGCAGTCCCTGCGCGCCCTGCACCTGCTCTGCACGGTGAGCGGCGAGCCGGGACTTCTGGCCCGCGCGGCCTGGCCCAAGGAGCGGCCCAGCCGCGACGACGGCATTTGGCGGGACTCGCCGGACGGGGTCCACCGCTGGCGCGGCGACGTGAGCACGGACCAGGTGGACGGGGTCATGTTCGGCTTCTTTTTCGCCTTCGATCTCGTCGCGGACGACGCGGAAAAACGGATGATTGCCAAGGACGTGGCGGCCATGGCGGACCGGATCGTGGCGCATGATTTGCGGATTGTGGACATTGACGGCAAGCCGACCCAATGGGGCAAGTATTATCCGTCCCATGTGCGGATGATGGAGAAGATGAACGCCCTTCTGTGGCTCCAGGTCTGCAAGGTCGCGGCGCACGTGACGGGGGATGCGAAACATGCCGAACTCTACCGACGGTATGCGGTGGACGAGAAGTACGCGGAGATAGCCGTGGACGCGCGGCGCACCTTCAACCCGCTCTTTCCGGGCGCGGTGAACCACAGCGACGACGTGCTGCTGTACCTGGCCTACACGCCCCTGCTGGCCCTGGAGACGGATCCCGCCCTGCGCGGCCTGTATGAAAAG encodes:
- a CDS encoding ThuA domain-containing protein: MSDGIRVTLWNEGVHEKTLPRVAAIYPDGMHRAIGRSLEGKSGIASVRYAELADPEQGLSEEILAGTDVLTWWGHTAHDQVTEVNAARVQQRVLEGMGLIALHSGHMSKPFMRLMGTGCNLKWREHGENGEKERLWVVDPAHPIVEGMPDYFELPNTEMYGEPFGIPKPDDLVFISWFQGGEVFRSGCCWHRERGRVFYFRPGHETFPIYHNADVQRVIYNAVRWAAPVKMAQAPVQGNAQPLEPMP